In Osmia lignaria lignaria isolate PbOS001 chromosome 5, iyOsmLign1, whole genome shotgun sequence, a single genomic region encodes these proteins:
- the LOC117607919 gene encoding BTB/POZ domain-containing protein 7 isoform X2, with product MNVFRILTPCVLQRRRPKEADNSDKRDCWFVKRRRGDASYMIHRMGASASSSITNVGGDSVQAARLSSSGNPPDQHGIAIREKKKKMTGFATLRKKFIRRRRSSKACDHGRIIRDLVSTWSHLEATALLEEYEALAALKDLHVQAELARPPAATYKQDLSKLYDYKHCSDVDLVYRGACFPVHRALLSARCPYFRDLLAGCPGYGARICLELRTPNLEVQMFSALLRYLYTGDICPHDAALEANLLRRLGEEFGTPNPLEHDLRYLLDTGDYADAALVFTSDSDYQRPDSGSSEYGFRPKLELPCHKAILSARSPFFRNLIQRRTRSGEDHTERALHIPTRIVLDESVIPKRYARVLLHAVYLDTVDLSLIMRGNGCGNSAGSLGEVQALTHTGRVRPSPLEEAMELYQIGRFLELDILSQGCEDLILEYLTLESLPAVLKWGSQPHGSAWVHRQALHYLREEFQPVASSSILHQLDHAHLANVLQSHFLQASELEILQAVLKWGEQELVRRMEDREPNLLSHTVHSVTRKGLKKRDLSDIELREILSELLPLVRMDHILPPNSEALAQAIRRGLVSTPPSHMIGDERENLRMNAWIRGGKKNGFFVRPRLFMPYYEEIKSLVEEQMVQEADLVRLRRPRYVADIPDALYMVDEKPRPMGTAGVDVLAAAFPDSATLAAMLKREQKLRQSPSCQRAISLPLSSRHEINRQVRLRVVREFNLPDTVADLLENTAAYSMKDQNERLTDIEDMDSPGIGMNTRTVPPLCYGRNMTFPRPASSCAHRHELPAIVTEGESCRLLAEQQENNSCSDGQLSGVMPDVAMATASFGALQLIEEQELELDLGDGTSHLLQHVSPSSGTMGSHRSSLPHPHQRHYSGPPPPPYMYHRAGTALPRFI from the exons ATGAATGTATTCCGAATTTTGACACCGTGTGTATTGCAACGTAGACGACCAAAGGAGGCAGATAATTCCGATAAAAGGGATTGCTGGTTCGTTAAAAGACGGCGCGGAGATGCTTCGTACATGATACATAGAATGGGTGCTTCTGCATCGTCAAGCATCACCAATGTAGGTGGAGATTCGGTCCAAGCAGCTAGACTCTCATCCTCCGGTAATCCTCCTGATCAACATGGCATTGCTATCAG ggaaaagaagaagaaaatgacggGGTTCGCGACATTGAGGAAGAAATTCATTCGAAGGCGTCGTTCTTCGAAGGCTTGCGACCATGGTAGGATTATCCGAGATCTGGTCTCAACCTGGAGCCACTTGGAAGCGACCGCTCTCTTGGAAGAATACGAGGCGTTGGCCGCGTTAAAGGATCTCCATGTCCAAGCCGAATTAGCCAGACCACCGGCTGCCACGTACAAACAAGATTTGTCGAAGCTGTACGATTACAAACATTGTTCCGACGTGGATCTCGTCTACCGAGGAGCGTGCTTCCCCGTTCATAGGGCTCTTTTGTCCGCGCGTTGTCCATACTTCAGGGACTTGCTAGCTGGATGTCCGG GGTATGGTGCTAGGATATGCCTGGAACTGAGAACACCGAATCTCGAAGTACAAATGTTTTCGGCTCTACTGCGCTATCTCTACACTGGTGATATTTGTCCGCACGATGCTGCTCTGGAGGCGAATCTGTTGCGACGACTGGGAGAGGAATTCGGCACGCCGAACCCCTTGGAACACGATCTCAGATACTTGCTCGACACCGGTGATTACGCGGACGCCGCATTAGTGTTCACGTCGGACAGTGATTACCAGAGACCAGATAGTGGAAGTTCAGAATACGGATTCCGGCCAAAGTTAGAACTGCCATGTCATAAAGCGATACTTTCTGCGAGATCCCCGTTCTTCAGGAACTTAATACAAAGACGGACTAGATCGGGGGAAGATCACACAGAAAGGGCGCTTCATATACCTACTAGAATAGTTTTGGACGAGAGTGTAATACCCAAACGATACGCCAGAGTATTATTACATGCAGTGTATTTAGATACCGTTGATTTATCGTTAATAATGAGAGGTAATGGTTGCGGGAACAGCGCTGGTAGTCTTGGAGAG GTTCAAGCCCTTACACATACTGGACGGGTTCGACCAAGTCCCTTAGAGGAAGCAATGGAATTGTACCAAATCGGCCGATTTTTGGAGCTAGATATATTATCACAGGGTTGTGAAGATCTTATTTTAGAATACCTTACATTGGAATCGCTTCCGGCTGTTTTAAA ATGGGGCAGTCAACCTCATGGTTCTGCCTGGGTACACAGACAAGCGTTGCATTATTTGAGGGAGGAATTTCAACCGGTCGCCTCTTCTTCCATTCTTCATCAACTGGATCACGCACATTTAGCGAATGTTTTGCAAAGCCACTTCTTGCAAGCTAGCGAACTTGAAATACTGCAGGCGGTACTCAAGTGGGGGGAACAAGAATTGGTGCGTCGCATGGAGGATCGGGAACCAAATTTGCTCAGTCATACTGTACATTCGGTTACGAGAAAAGGACTGAAGAAAAGGGATTTAAGTGATATAGAACTGCGAGAGATACTTAGCGAACTTTTACCGCTTGTCAGAATGGATCATATACTACCGCCTAATAGCGAAGCCTTGGCACAG gcTATTAGAAGGGGATTAGTTTCAACTCCACCGAGTCATATGATAGGGGATGAAAGGGAGAATTTACGCATGAATGCTTGGATAAGGGGTGGAAAGAAAAATGGATTTTTTGTCAGGCCGCGCCTATTCATGCCTTATTACGAAGAAATAAAG TCTTTAGTCGAGGAACAAATGGTCCAAGAAGCAGATTTAGTAAGATTACGAAGGCCGCGATACGTGGCGGATATTCCCGATGCCTTGTACATGGTTGACGAGAAACCAAGACCAATGGGTACAGCGGGTGTTGACGTTCTCGCTGCAGCGTTTCCAG ATTCAGCAACCTTGGCAGCTATGTTGAAACGAGAACAGAAATTAAGGCAGTCGCCCAGTTGTCAGAGGGCCATCAGTTTACCACTCTCGTCGCGTCATGAAATCAACAGGCAGGTGCGACTACGCGTTGTCAGGGAGTTCAACTTACCTGACACTGTGGCTGATCTCCTGGAG AACACTGCCGCGTACAGTATGAAAGATCAGAACGAAAGGCTGACCGATATCGAGGACATGGATTCACCAGGGATCGGTATGAACACGAGGACAGTTCCGCCGTTGTGTTACGGAAGAAACATGACATTCCCCCGGCCAGCCTCGTCCTGTGCCCACAGACACGAGCTTCCGGCCATAGTGACCGAGGGTGAAAGCTGTAGGCTTCTCGCTGAG CAACAAGAAAATAATTCATGTAGCGATGGACAATTGTCAGGCGTGATGCCGGATGTGGCGATGGCGACAGCTTCGTTCGGGGCTTTGCAATTGATAGAGGAACAAGAGTTAGAGTTAGACCTGGGCGATGGTACGTCCCATCTTCTGCAGCATGTTTCACCGTCGAGCGGTACCATGGGTTCCCATAGGTCTTCGCTTCCTCATCCACATCAGAGGCACTACTCCGGACCGCCTCCTCCACCGTACATGTACCACCGAGCTGGCACTGCCTTACCGAGATTTATTTAA
- the LOC117607919 gene encoding BTB/POZ domain-containing protein 7 isoform X1 translates to MNVFRILTPCVLQRRRPKEADNSDKRDCWFVKRRRGDASYMIHRMGASASSSITNVGGDSVQAARLSSSGNPPDQHGIAIREKKKKMTGFATLRKKFIRRRRSSKACDHGRIIRDLVSTWSHLEATALLEEYEALAALKDLHVQAELARPPAATYKQDLSKLYDYKHCSDVDLVYRGACFPVHRALLSARCPYFRDLLAGCPGYGARICLELRTPNLEVQMFSALLRYLYTGDICPHDAALEANLLRRLGEEFGTPNPLEHDLRYLLDTGDYADAALVFTSDSDYQRPDSGSSEYGFRPKLELPCHKAILSARSPFFRNLIQRRTRSGEDHTERALHIPTRIVLDESVIPKRYARVLLHAVYLDTVDLSLIMRGNGCGNSAGSLGEVQALTHTGRVRPSPLEEAMELYQIGRFLELDILSQGCEDLILEYLTLESLPAVLKWGSQPHGSAWVHRQALHYLREEFQPVASSSILHQLDHAHLANVLQSHFLQASELEILQAVLKWGEQELVRRMEDREPNLLSHTVHSVTRKGLKKRDLSDIELREILSELLPLVRMDHILPPNSEALAQAIRRGLVSTPPSHMIGDERENLRMNAWIRGGKKNGFFVRPRLFMPYYEEIKSLVEEQMVQEADLVRLRRPRYVADIPDALYMVDEKPRPMGTAGVDVLAAAFPVPDSATLAAMLKREQKLRQSPSCQRAISLPLSSRHEINRQVRLRVVREFNLPDTVADLLENTAAYSMKDQNERLTDIEDMDSPGIGMNTRTVPPLCYGRNMTFPRPASSCAHRHELPAIVTEGESCRLLAEQQENNSCSDGQLSGVMPDVAMATASFGALQLIEEQELELDLGDGTSHLLQHVSPSSGTMGSHRSSLPHPHQRHYSGPPPPPYMYHRAGTALPRFI, encoded by the exons ATGAATGTATTCCGAATTTTGACACCGTGTGTATTGCAACGTAGACGACCAAAGGAGGCAGATAATTCCGATAAAAGGGATTGCTGGTTCGTTAAAAGACGGCGCGGAGATGCTTCGTACATGATACATAGAATGGGTGCTTCTGCATCGTCAAGCATCACCAATGTAGGTGGAGATTCGGTCCAAGCAGCTAGACTCTCATCCTCCGGTAATCCTCCTGATCAACATGGCATTGCTATCAG ggaaaagaagaagaaaatgacggGGTTCGCGACATTGAGGAAGAAATTCATTCGAAGGCGTCGTTCTTCGAAGGCTTGCGACCATGGTAGGATTATCCGAGATCTGGTCTCAACCTGGAGCCACTTGGAAGCGACCGCTCTCTTGGAAGAATACGAGGCGTTGGCCGCGTTAAAGGATCTCCATGTCCAAGCCGAATTAGCCAGACCACCGGCTGCCACGTACAAACAAGATTTGTCGAAGCTGTACGATTACAAACATTGTTCCGACGTGGATCTCGTCTACCGAGGAGCGTGCTTCCCCGTTCATAGGGCTCTTTTGTCCGCGCGTTGTCCATACTTCAGGGACTTGCTAGCTGGATGTCCGG GGTATGGTGCTAGGATATGCCTGGAACTGAGAACACCGAATCTCGAAGTACAAATGTTTTCGGCTCTACTGCGCTATCTCTACACTGGTGATATTTGTCCGCACGATGCTGCTCTGGAGGCGAATCTGTTGCGACGACTGGGAGAGGAATTCGGCACGCCGAACCCCTTGGAACACGATCTCAGATACTTGCTCGACACCGGTGATTACGCGGACGCCGCATTAGTGTTCACGTCGGACAGTGATTACCAGAGACCAGATAGTGGAAGTTCAGAATACGGATTCCGGCCAAAGTTAGAACTGCCATGTCATAAAGCGATACTTTCTGCGAGATCCCCGTTCTTCAGGAACTTAATACAAAGACGGACTAGATCGGGGGAAGATCACACAGAAAGGGCGCTTCATATACCTACTAGAATAGTTTTGGACGAGAGTGTAATACCCAAACGATACGCCAGAGTATTATTACATGCAGTGTATTTAGATACCGTTGATTTATCGTTAATAATGAGAGGTAATGGTTGCGGGAACAGCGCTGGTAGTCTTGGAGAG GTTCAAGCCCTTACACATACTGGACGGGTTCGACCAAGTCCCTTAGAGGAAGCAATGGAATTGTACCAAATCGGCCGATTTTTGGAGCTAGATATATTATCACAGGGTTGTGAAGATCTTATTTTAGAATACCTTACATTGGAATCGCTTCCGGCTGTTTTAAA ATGGGGCAGTCAACCTCATGGTTCTGCCTGGGTACACAGACAAGCGTTGCATTATTTGAGGGAGGAATTTCAACCGGTCGCCTCTTCTTCCATTCTTCATCAACTGGATCACGCACATTTAGCGAATGTTTTGCAAAGCCACTTCTTGCAAGCTAGCGAACTTGAAATACTGCAGGCGGTACTCAAGTGGGGGGAACAAGAATTGGTGCGTCGCATGGAGGATCGGGAACCAAATTTGCTCAGTCATACTGTACATTCGGTTACGAGAAAAGGACTGAAGAAAAGGGATTTAAGTGATATAGAACTGCGAGAGATACTTAGCGAACTTTTACCGCTTGTCAGAATGGATCATATACTACCGCCTAATAGCGAAGCCTTGGCACAG gcTATTAGAAGGGGATTAGTTTCAACTCCACCGAGTCATATGATAGGGGATGAAAGGGAGAATTTACGCATGAATGCTTGGATAAGGGGTGGAAAGAAAAATGGATTTTTTGTCAGGCCGCGCCTATTCATGCCTTATTACGAAGAAATAAAG TCTTTAGTCGAGGAACAAATGGTCCAAGAAGCAGATTTAGTAAGATTACGAAGGCCGCGATACGTGGCGGATATTCCCGATGCCTTGTACATGGTTGACGAGAAACCAAGACCAATGGGTACAGCGGGTGTTGACGTTCTCGCTGCAGCGTTTCCAG TTCCAGATTCAGCAACCTTGGCAGCTATGTTGAAACGAGAACAGAAATTAAGGCAGTCGCCCAGTTGTCAGAGGGCCATCAGTTTACCACTCTCGTCGCGTCATGAAATCAACAGGCAGGTGCGACTACGCGTTGTCAGGGAGTTCAACTTACCTGACACTGTGGCTGATCTCCTGGAG AACACTGCCGCGTACAGTATGAAAGATCAGAACGAAAGGCTGACCGATATCGAGGACATGGATTCACCAGGGATCGGTATGAACACGAGGACAGTTCCGCCGTTGTGTTACGGAAGAAACATGACATTCCCCCGGCCAGCCTCGTCCTGTGCCCACAGACACGAGCTTCCGGCCATAGTGACCGAGGGTGAAAGCTGTAGGCTTCTCGCTGAG CAACAAGAAAATAATTCATGTAGCGATGGACAATTGTCAGGCGTGATGCCGGATGTGGCGATGGCGACAGCTTCGTTCGGGGCTTTGCAATTGATAGAGGAACAAGAGTTAGAGTTAGACCTGGGCGATGGTACGTCCCATCTTCTGCAGCATGTTTCACCGTCGAGCGGTACCATGGGTTCCCATAGGTCTTCGCTTCCTCATCCACATCAGAGGCACTACTCCGGACCGCCTCCTCCACCGTACATGTACCACCGAGCTGGCACTGCCTTACCGAGATTTATTTAA
- the LOC117607922 gene encoding uncharacterized protein LOC117607922 produces the protein MSPSIEPFPVENLNELLAQSLGKDIQVNQIEWRPLTAPGENFGSLMLAINVTLTRLNKTDTLHLVGKLPPTSAYLLDLFNSPVTFKKELRFYSAMAKEFTKLQLESGINEKDISNLAPEYFGGRMGLKDSETFDQQAAIILENLKYNGYDTEDRIYGLDKIHTEFALEGLARLHALTIALKIKKPQLFQRMAAEVLTDVLNETTEKCVIDMIRKAQADVNDIAELKPYLDRVNKTIEYGIQMNKDMGQPEEPWATLVHNDFWVNNMMFRHDQRGELIDMKIVDFQLCVYDYGVNDLIFFLISSAKKDILDNKLNDMIDFYYSCFVRFLKTLKVDTDSFAKQKFDEIVNRCATLKFNQCMMMAQVIQAPRGSTPEIKETKGDDIFLNRVGDDVYKQKLAHNVQIFDKMGWLVK, from the coding sequence ATGTCACCGTCGATAGAACCATTCCCGGTTGAAAACTTAAACGAGCTTCTGGCTCAGAGTCTGGGCAAGGACATACAAGTGAATCAGATAGAATGGAGGCCGCTAACAGCTCCAGGGGAGAACTTTGGAAGCTTAATGTTGGCCATCAACGTCACTTTGACCCGTCTCAACAAAACGGACACTCTGCATCTAGTTGGCAAACTGCCGCCCACATCCGCCTATCTGTTGGACCTGTTTAACAGTCCTGTAACATTCAAGAAGGAGCTTCGATTCTACAGCGCAATGGCTAAGGAGTTCACGAAACTTCAATTAGAAAGCGGTATCAACGAGAAGGACATAAGCAACCTGGCACCGGAATACTTTGGTGGTAGAATGGGCCTGAAAGATTCTGAAACGTTCGATCAACAGGCAGCTATCATCTTAGAAAATCTCAAGTACAATGGATACGACACAGAGGATAGAATCTATGGACTGGATAAAATCCACACAGAGTTTGCTCTTGAAGGATTGGCCAGGTTGCACGCCCTCACGATAGCCCTGAAGATCAAGAAACCTCAATTGTTTCAGAGAATGGCAGCTGAAGTGTTGACCGATGTGCTGAACGAAACAACCGAGAAGTGTGTGATCGATATGATCAGAAAAGCTCAGGCGGACGTCAACGACATAGCAGAATTAAAGCCATACTTGGACCGTGTGAATAAAACCATAGAGTATGGTATTCAAATGAACAAAGACATGGGGCAACCCGAAGAACCATGGGCCACCTTGGTGCACAATGATTTCTGGGTGAACAACATGATGTTCAGACACGATCAACGCGGTGAATTGATCGACATGAAGATCGTAGACTTCCAATTGTGCGTGTACGATTACGGGGTGAACGACCTGATCTTCTTCCTGATATCCAGCGCGAAGAAGGACATCCTGGATAACAAGCTGAACGACATGATTGATTTCTATTATTCCTGTTTCGTCAGGTTCTTGAAGACACTGAAAGTGGACACAGACAGTTTCGCCAAGCAGAAATTCGACGAGATTGTGAACCGTTGTGCCACCCTCAAGTTTAATCAATGCATGATGATGGCCCAAGTGATCCAGGCCCCTCGAGGATCCACGCCGGAGATCAAGGAGACGAAGGGTGATGATATATTCCTGAATCGAGTCGGTGATGATGTTTACAAACAGAAATTGGCGCACAACGTGCAGATCTTCGATAAGATGGGTTGGTTAGTCAAATAA